A genomic segment from Prochlorothrix hollandica PCC 9006 = CALU 1027 encodes:
- a CDS encoding glycosyltransferase family 4 protein: protein MRVAMVLPGLHRVVRGAEVAFEAIAAELASQADTQVTLFGSGPRRSDRPYEFRSVANVPRERFETGWPFVPIFRSEYIYEEFTFVWNLRRVYRAQDFDVTVTCSYPFINWFLRWDQKSPPQVFVTQNGDHPAVETSSEYGWFNCDGLVCTNLDYFERNRDRWFCQVITNGVDPQRFSPASMDQRPQLRAAFNLPPQAPVALMVSALIPSKRIVEGIKAAAQIPDLQLVVCGDGPDRAVVHQAGQDLMPGRFHPKTLAYDQMPDIYRAADVLVHLSLDEPFGNIYLEALATGLPIVAHDREVTRWIVEETAVLVDSRDSAAIVAGLGHALTQHSPSQRAARQELVQRRFTWQAIGQQYHQFLTATIARHQESQR, encoded by the coding sequence ATGCGGGTAGCGATGGTTTTACCAGGGTTGCATCGGGTGGTGCGAGGGGCGGAGGTGGCCTTTGAGGCGATCGCCGCTGAACTGGCCAGCCAAGCTGATACCCAGGTCACCCTATTTGGGTCAGGACCCCGACGATCGGATCGGCCCTACGAATTTCGATCGGTTGCCAATGTCCCGCGAGAACGCTTTGAAACCGGGTGGCCCTTTGTTCCGATTTTTCGCAGCGAGTATATCTACGAAGAATTTACCTTTGTCTGGAATTTACGCCGCGTTTACCGTGCCCAAGATTTTGATGTGACGGTGACCTGTAGTTACCCCTTCATCAACTGGTTCCTGCGGTGGGACCAGAAATCCCCGCCCCAGGTCTTTGTCACCCAAAATGGGGATCACCCGGCGGTTGAAACTAGCTCTGAATATGGTTGGTTTAACTGTGATGGCCTAGTTTGTACCAATCTGGACTATTTTGAGCGCAACCGAGACCGTTGGTTTTGCCAGGTCATTACCAATGGCGTTGATCCCCAGCGATTTTCCCCAGCCTCCATGGATCAACGTCCCCAACTTCGTGCCGCCTTTAACCTGCCTCCCCAGGCTCCCGTGGCCCTGATGGTCAGTGCCTTGATCCCGTCTAAACGGATTGTGGAAGGCATTAAAGCTGCGGCCCAGATCCCGGATTTACAGTTGGTGGTCTGTGGTGATGGCCCCGATCGCGCCGTAGTTCACCAAGCTGGCCAAGACCTAATGCCGGGGCGCTTTCATCCCAAAACCCTGGCTTATGACCAAATGCCAGATATTTATCGCGCTGCGGATGTTTTAGTACACCTCAGCTTAGATGAACCCTTTGGCAATATTTACCTGGAAGCCTTGGCTACGGGACTGCCCATTGTGGCCCACGATCGGGAGGTAACCCGGTGGATTGTGGAAGAAACAGCGGTGCTAGTGGATAGCCGAGACTCCGCCGCGATCGTCGCTGGCCTTGGCCATGCCCTCACCCAGCACAGCCCCAGCCAAAGGGCGGCACGCCAGGAATTGGTGCAGCGGCGGTTCACCTGGCAGGCCATTGGTCAGCAATACCACCAGTTTTTAACAGCAACGATCGCCCGTCATCAAGAAAGCCAGCGCTAA
- the pheT gene encoding phenylalanine--tRNA ligase subunit beta, translating into MRISLNWLRELVATDLAADDLGHRLTMAGFEVEEIEDRRTWADGVVVGKVVDRQPHPNADRLSVCQVDIGAEALLTIVCGAPNVRADIFVAVATLGTYLPIPDLKLKKTKLRGIKSEGMICSLAELGLRKESEGIHIFDAAVHGVAALTLGADVRPLLGLNDVVLDLSSTANRADALSLIGIAREVKALTSVALTLPSVTVAADLPQTSALTVSLAAQTACPLYIGTMIEGVTIAPSPPWLRQRLEASGIRPINNVVDITNYVLLEWGQPLHAFDRDRFQSLTGHQDLTLGVRFAAEKETLTTLDGQERQLHSQNLVITAQDHPIALAGVMGGETTEVHDGTQNLLLEAAWFDSVAIRRSARAQGLRTEASTRYERGVNAVELPLACQRALDLIQQLTGGTVVTQSIADQRSTGTPSPVIDLRLDRLQQVLGTVESGDIGRLLEAADVERVLTALGCHLGPLSPEGTWTVTVPPYRYRDLEREIDLIEEVARLYGYDNFCDTLPSQGELGYLPEDQVWTRRIREACRAVGLTELMHYSLVKPGLDRQITLSNPLFAEYSALRSDLIPGLLDAFQYNLEQGNGGLQGFEIGRVFWTDEEGLGENDCLGGILGGDPSQGRWLRSGREQPLTWYEAKGCLDSLFQRLGLGVEYRPDRRDQRLHPGRTASLWLQGDRLGTFGQLHPQLAQERGLTATAYIFQLDLDVLLDALITLDEGGIHFQPFSTFPAADRDLAFFVPTAVAVADLERSMRKAGRPLLQGVELFDQYQGDSVPEGQRSLAFRLVYRADDRTLTDGDVDPIHQQVRDALAEKFQVTLRS; encoded by the coding sequence ATGCGCATCTCTCTCAATTGGCTCCGTGAATTGGTGGCGACGGATTTGGCGGCTGACGATCTTGGCCACCGCTTGACCATGGCAGGGTTTGAAGTGGAGGAGATCGAGGATCGCCGCACCTGGGCGGATGGGGTGGTGGTGGGGAAAGTGGTGGATCGTCAGCCCCATCCCAACGCCGATCGCCTCAGTGTCTGCCAGGTGGACATCGGAGCCGAGGCGCTGTTAACCATTGTTTGTGGTGCCCCCAATGTGCGGGCGGATATTTTTGTAGCGGTGGCCACCCTGGGCACCTACTTACCCATCCCTGACCTGAAGCTCAAGAAAACCAAACTCCGGGGCATCAAATCCGAGGGGATGATTTGCTCCTTGGCGGAGTTGGGCTTACGGAAAGAATCTGAAGGTATTCATATCTTTGATGCCGCTGTCCATGGTGTGGCAGCGTTGACCTTGGGGGCTGATGTGCGGCCCTTGTTGGGTCTCAATGATGTGGTGCTCGACTTGTCGTCCACCGCGAACCGGGCTGATGCCCTCAGCCTCATTGGCATTGCGCGGGAAGTCAAGGCGCTGACCAGTGTTGCCCTGACTCTGCCATCGGTGACCGTGGCGGCGGATCTGCCCCAAACCTCAGCGCTGACGGTAAGCTTGGCGGCCCAGACAGCCTGTCCCCTCTATATCGGCACCATGATCGAAGGGGTGACCATTGCCCCTTCTCCCCCCTGGTTGCGCCAGCGTTTGGAAGCATCGGGCATTCGTCCCATTAATAATGTGGTGGATATCACCAACTATGTGTTGCTGGAGTGGGGACAGCCCCTCCATGCCTTCGATCGCGATCGCTTCCAAAGCCTCACAGGCCATCAGGATTTGACCCTAGGGGTGCGTTTTGCGGCTGAGAAAGAAACCCTCACCACCCTAGATGGCCAAGAACGCCAGCTCCACAGCCAAAACCTGGTGATTACTGCCCAGGATCATCCCATTGCCTTGGCTGGGGTGATGGGGGGAGAAACCACAGAAGTCCATGATGGAACCCAAAACCTCCTGTTGGAAGCGGCCTGGTTTGATTCCGTGGCCATTCGCCGATCGGCCCGTGCCCAGGGTTTGCGGACAGAAGCCTCCACCCGCTATGAACGGGGGGTGAATGCGGTGGAGTTGCCCCTCGCCTGCCAACGGGCTTTGGATTTGATTCAGCAGTTGACGGGGGGCACTGTGGTCACCCAGTCGATCGCCGATCAGCGCTCCACTGGGACCCCTAGCCCGGTGATTGATCTGCGCCTCGATCGCCTACAACAGGTGTTAGGAACAGTGGAGTCAGGGGACATTGGGCGGCTGCTGGAAGCGGCGGATGTGGAGCGGGTGTTGACAGCTCTGGGGTGCCACCTGGGTCCCCTGTCGCCGGAGGGGACTTGGACGGTAACGGTGCCCCCCTATCGTTACCGCGACCTAGAGCGGGAGATTGACCTCATTGAAGAGGTGGCTCGGCTCTATGGCTATGATAATTTCTGCGACACGTTGCCTAGTCAGGGTGAACTGGGGTATTTGCCGGAGGATCAGGTGTGGACCCGTCGCATTCGGGAAGCGTGCCGCGCGGTGGGTTTGACGGAGTTAATGCACTATTCCCTGGTAAAACCGGGTTTAGATCGTCAAATCACCTTGAGTAATCCCCTTTTTGCCGAATATTCTGCCTTGAGATCCGACCTGATCCCTGGTTTGTTGGATGCCTTTCAGTACAACCTGGAACAGGGCAACGGTGGGCTTCAGGGATTTGAAATTGGCCGGGTGTTTTGGACTGATGAGGAGGGTTTGGGGGAAAACGACTGTTTGGGGGGCATCTTGGGCGGCGATCCGAGCCAGGGACGGTGGCTGCGTAGCGGTCGGGAGCAACCCCTCACCTGGTATGAGGCCAAGGGCTGTCTCGATAGTCTGTTCCAGCGCCTGGGGTTAGGGGTGGAATATCGCCCCGATCGCCGGGATCAACGGCTGCACCCCGGTCGCACGGCTTCCCTGTGGCTTCAGGGCGATCGCCTGGGGACTTTTGGCCAGTTACATCCCCAACTGGCTCAAGAACGGGGTTTAACCGCCACTGCCTATATTTTCCAATTGGATTTGGATGTGCTGTTGGATGCTCTGATTACCCTGGACGAAGGGGGTATTCATTTTCAACCTTTTTCCACCTTTCCCGCTGCCGATCGCGATCTCGCCTTTTTTGTGCCTACGGCAGTGGCGGTGGCCGATTTGGAGCGATCGATGCGCAAGGCGGGCCGTCCCCTGCTGCAAGGGGTGGAATTATTTGATCAGTATCAGGGGGACTCTGTGCCGGAGGGCCAACGCAGTTTGGCGTTTCGGTTGGTCTATCGGGCCGACGATCGAACCCTCACCGATGGGGATGTGGATCCCATTCACCAGCAAGTGCGCGATGCCCTGGCAGAAAAATTCCAGGTGACCCTCAGGAGCTAG
- a CDS encoding serine/threonine-protein kinase, protein MPYCFNPSCPNPENLVNTEHCQTCGAKLLLRDRYQAIRGLGQGGFGATFLALNKGLPGEPQCVIKQLRPSNNAPNVIEMARDLFKREAKTLGKIGSHPEIPTLMDYFDEGSEFYLVQEFVNGLTLQQEVKQNGPFTEVGVRQFLSEILPLIQYIHSQQVIHRDIKPANIIRRNHDRKLVLIDFGAVKDQVNPAAASASEQTALTSYAIGTPGYAPPEQMAMRPVYSSDIYALGVTCLFLLTGKAPKDFGYDPRTGEMQWRKSIDVGDNFAEVLAKMLDASVKHRYQMSNDVLRALEMEPYLESLAQGMIKPTTATDKATSKPTKPRWGGGTTGSSMGSGSMGSSSARVDQGASGGQPNRSAKVSEIAERIRQRRAAGGTAKGSGQGRPDSTQVFAAPRSRSNTSGGQRGSSAKSGNDLGSSGQPVENRLARTRCTAEQVVSNYAKGVRDFAYHELSNLDLSKALLADVNFHDSRLFKTNLQGADLTNTTLSQANFSQCILRDAILARAFMNYTNLQNADLRGADLSYAHLSNANLRGANLSGANLTGAKISEEQLALAKTSWNTTMPNGKAGWRQ, encoded by the coding sequence ATGCCCTATTGCTTTAATCCAAGCTGTCCAAACCCCGAAAACCTAGTCAACACCGAACACTGCCAGACTTGCGGAGCCAAGTTGCTCCTGCGCGATCGCTACCAGGCCATCCGGGGACTAGGACAGGGAGGATTTGGCGCGACCTTTTTAGCCCTCAACAAGGGTCTACCGGGGGAACCCCAGTGTGTTATTAAACAACTGCGCCCTAGTAATAACGCCCCAAACGTCATCGAGATGGCCCGAGACTTGTTTAAGCGGGAAGCCAAAACCCTGGGCAAAATCGGTAGCCATCCTGAAATTCCCACCTTGATGGACTACTTTGATGAGGGTTCCGAGTTTTACCTCGTCCAGGAATTTGTTAACGGCCTAACCCTGCAACAGGAAGTCAAACAAAACGGACCCTTCACGGAGGTAGGGGTGCGGCAGTTTCTGAGTGAAATTTTGCCGTTGATCCAATACATCCACAGTCAGCAAGTGATTCACCGCGATATCAAACCGGCTAACATCATCCGCCGCAACCACGATCGCAAGCTGGTGCTCATCGATTTTGGAGCAGTCAAAGATCAGGTCAATCCCGCCGCCGCCAGTGCCTCGGAACAAACGGCCCTGACCTCCTATGCCATCGGTACTCCGGGCTATGCTCCCCCCGAACAAATGGCCATGCGTCCGGTCTATAGCAGTGATATCTATGCCCTAGGGGTTACCTGTCTTTTTCTCCTCACCGGCAAGGCTCCCAAAGACTTTGGCTATGATCCTCGCACCGGGGAAATGCAGTGGCGCAAAAGCATTGATGTGGGGGATAACTTTGCTGAAGTTCTGGCCAAAATGCTGGATGCATCGGTGAAGCACCGCTATCAAATGTCTAACGATGTGTTGAGAGCCTTGGAGATGGAACCGTACCTGGAAAGTTTGGCCCAAGGCATGATCAAGCCCACAACGGCAACCGACAAAGCAACCAGCAAACCCACCAAACCGCGCTGGGGTGGAGGAACCACGGGCAGCAGTATGGGCAGCGGCAGTATGGGCAGCAGCAGTGCGCGGGTTGATCAGGGAGCGTCTGGGGGGCAACCTAATCGATCGGCCAAGGTTTCAGAAATTGCCGAGCGGATTCGCCAGCGCCGCGCCGCTGGCGGCACCGCAAAGGGTTCAGGCCAGGGCCGACCCGATAGTACCCAAGTTTTTGCGGCCCCGCGATCGCGATCCAACACCAGCGGAGGCCAGCGAGGCTCCAGTGCTAAATCTGGGAACGACCTGGGATCATCAGGCCAACCCGTCGAGAACCGCCTAGCCCGTACCCGTTGTACCGCCGAGCAAGTGGTCAGCAATTATGCCAAGGGTGTGCGGGACTTTGCTTACCATGAACTGAGCAATCTCGATCTTTCTAAAGCCCTCCTGGCGGATGTGAATTTCCATGACAGTCGCCTTTTTAAAACCAACTTACAAGGGGCAGATTTAACCAATACAACCCTCAGTCAGGCCAACTTCAGCCAATGCATCCTACGGGATGCCATCTTGGCGCGGGCGTTCATGAATTATACCAACCTGCAAAATGCGGATCTACGGGGGGCCGACTTGAGCTATGCCCACCTGAGTAATGCCAATTTACGGGGGGCTAACCTGTCGGGGGCTAACCTAACGGGGGCCAAAATCAGCGAAGAACAACTGGCCCTAGCCAAAACCAGTTGGAATACGACTATGCCCAACGGCAAAGCTGGGTGGCGGCAATAG
- the psb32 gene encoding photosystem II repair protein Psb32, whose amino-acid sequence MKSLLTSFQDFISASVFRVKPWQNPLKQFFFTSISLLIVGYGLAQPALATTLYQLPAAPTESTRIVDEPQVLSRLTDTQLRDDLKTIAQTTGIDVRMVVVSRVEYGESMESLMQGLLDTWYPTPELQTNKILVGIDSLSNTTAIVAGDRASQRVGAETLVSIANTTLAYPARDGGRYNQALYDTKERLGKILAGEPDPGEPQLVAETLNNVERTFATAEETQSSNATTIVIVMLVIATVVPMATYLFYALR is encoded by the coding sequence ATGAAGTCCCTCCTCACCTCTTTTCAAGACTTTATTTCCGCCTCTGTTTTTAGGGTTAAACCGTGGCAAAACCCCTTAAAACAGTTTTTCTTCACTTCTATTAGCCTGCTAATTGTGGGCTATGGCTTAGCCCAGCCCGCCCTAGCGACCACCCTGTACCAATTGCCCGCCGCCCCCACAGAGTCCACCCGCATCGTGGATGAACCTCAGGTGCTGAGTCGTTTAACGGACACCCAACTGCGGGATGATCTCAAAACCATCGCCCAAACCACCGGCATTGATGTGCGCATGGTGGTGGTGTCACGGGTGGAGTATGGGGAGAGTATGGAGAGTTTGATGCAAGGGTTACTGGATACCTGGTACCCCACCCCCGAACTCCAAACCAATAAAATCCTGGTGGGCATTGATAGCCTCAGTAACACCACTGCCATTGTCGCTGGCGATCGGGCCAGCCAACGGGTGGGGGCTGAGACCTTAGTCAGCATCGCCAACACTACCCTGGCCTATCCCGCCCGGGATGGGGGTCGCTATAACCAAGCCCTCTATGACACCAAAGAGCGCCTAGGCAAAATTTTGGCTGGTGAACCCGATCCCGGTGAACCCCAATTGGTGGCGGAGACCCTCAATAATGTGGAGCGCACCTTTGCCACTGCGGAAGAAACACAGTCCAGCAATGCCACGACGATCGTCATTGTGATGCTGGTGATTGCCACTGTGGTGCCCATGGCGACCTATTTGTTCTATGCCCTGCGCTAA
- a CDS encoding DUF4079 domain-containing protein, whose product MSRLGETLSQALTPIADQFSSLNFPEPIVHWGHPLMMGIVVGVMGTYAAVTGWQGRTATDETIAATKRDQHSKVAPAMLLFITLGYTGGILSLVMQGQPLLESPHFWTGTLAIAILGLNGLLSLGGFGGQASLRTVHAYVGTMAMGLLLLHLVFGVNLGLSI is encoded by the coding sequence ATGAGTCGCCTAGGTGAAACTTTAAGTCAAGCATTAACGCCGATCGCAGACCAATTCAGCAGCCTGAACTTCCCCGAACCCATTGTCCACTGGGGCCACCCCCTGATGATGGGGATTGTGGTGGGGGTCATGGGAACCTATGCTGCCGTAACCGGTTGGCAGGGCCGCACCGCCACCGATGAAACCATCGCCGCCACCAAGCGGGATCAACACAGTAAGGTGGCTCCCGCCATGCTGCTGTTTATTACCCTGGGTTATACCGGTGGTATTTTGTCCCTGGTGATGCAGGGTCAACCCCTGTTGGAAAGCCCCCATTTTTGGACGGGTACCCTGGCCATTGCTATTTTGGGTCTCAATGGCCTGTTATCCCTAGGGGGCTTTGGGGGCCAAGCCTCCCTGCGCACCGTCCACGCCTATGTGGGAACCATGGCCATGGGTCTCTTGCTGCTCCATCTGGTGTTTGGCGTTAACCTGGGCCTGAGCATCTAA
- the trpS gene encoding tryptophan--tRNA ligase, with the protein MAKPRVLSGVQPTGNLHLGNYLGAIRNWVVGQDQYENFFCVVDLHAITVPHDPQVLAANTYKIAALYLACGIDLNHATIFVQSHVPAHTELTWLLNCVTPLNWLEDMIQFKEKAVKQGQNVGVGLLDYPVLMAADILIYDADKVPVGEDQKQHLELTRDIAVRVNHLFGTKTAKGKASAQAGEAGDQSVLKVPEPMIRPDGARVMSLTDGTRKMSKSDPSEQSRINLLDSPAEITKKIKRCKTDGARGLEFNNPDRPECQNLLSLYKLLSGQTEAAVAAECADMGWGQFKPLLTEATIAALEPIQQRYNEVMDNPDYLQQVLRQGRETAESVANQTLARVREAMGFSRPL; encoded by the coding sequence ATGGCTAAACCACGAGTCCTCTCTGGGGTACAACCCACTGGCAACCTCCACTTAGGGAACTACCTAGGAGCCATTCGCAATTGGGTCGTAGGGCAAGATCAGTATGAGAACTTCTTTTGTGTGGTGGATCTCCATGCCATCACCGTACCCCATGACCCTCAGGTTTTAGCGGCCAACACCTACAAAATTGCGGCCCTCTATTTGGCCTGTGGCATTGATCTCAACCACGCCACTATTTTCGTTCAGTCCCATGTTCCTGCCCATACTGAACTGACCTGGCTCCTCAACTGTGTGACTCCCCTCAACTGGCTGGAGGACATGATTCAGTTCAAAGAAAAAGCCGTGAAGCAGGGCCAAAATGTGGGGGTAGGTCTCCTGGATTATCCCGTCCTCATGGCTGCGGATATTTTGATTTATGATGCCGATAAGGTGCCCGTCGGGGAAGACCAAAAGCAGCACTTAGAACTAACGCGGGATATTGCGGTGCGGGTCAATCACCTGTTTGGCACCAAGACGGCTAAAGGCAAAGCCTCAGCCCAGGCCGGGGAGGCGGGGGATCAGTCGGTGCTAAAAGTTCCAGAACCCATGATTCGTCCTGATGGGGCGCGGGTCATGAGCCTCACCGATGGGACCCGGAAGATGTCAAAGTCTGACCCTTCGGAGCAGAGCCGGATTAATTTGCTGGATAGTCCAGCGGAGATCACTAAAAAAATTAAACGCTGCAAAACTGATGGGGCGCGGGGTCTGGAGTTCAATAACCCCGATCGCCCGGAGTGTCAGAATCTGCTGTCCCTGTATAAGTTGCTGTCGGGCCAGACCGAGGCAGCCGTGGCGGCGGAATGCGCCGATATGGGTTGGGGCCAGTTCAAGCCCCTGCTGACTGAGGCCACGATCGCCGCCCTCGAACCGATCCAACAGCGTTACAACGAAGTCATGGACAATCCTGATTATCTGCAACAGGTGTTGCGCCAGGGACGGGAAACAGCGGAGTCCGTGGCCAACCAAACCTTGGCACGGGTCAGGGAAGCCATGGGTTTCAGCCGTCCACTGTAA
- a CDS encoding Bax inhibitor-1/YccA family protein has translation MIAVAQARPSDRARFIRRTYTHLAGAVGAFALLEYGFIQSGFAGAMAQAIAGSRYAWLMVLGGFALLGWMARTLAANTSPEMQYIGLGLYVFMQALIFAPMIFIAVYFTSPEVLPTAALLTAMMFAGLTAVVFITQKDFSFLGGILTMGGFVALGLIICSVIFGFSLGLFFSFFMVVFASGAILYDTSNIMKHYAVDQHVAASLELFASVALLFWYVLRILMSLSRD, from the coding sequence ATGATTGCAGTTGCCCAGGCCAGACCCAGCGATCGTGCCCGTTTTATCCGCCGCACCTACACCCATTTAGCTGGTGCAGTGGGGGCGTTTGCCCTGCTGGAATATGGCTTTATCCAGTCCGGTTTTGCAGGAGCCATGGCCCAGGCTATTGCTGGGAGTCGCTATGCGTGGCTGATGGTGCTAGGGGGCTTTGCCCTGTTGGGATGGATGGCCCGTACCCTCGCCGCCAATACCTCCCCCGAAATGCAATACATCGGCTTGGGTCTGTATGTGTTCATGCAGGCGTTGATTTTTGCGCCGATGATTTTTATTGCGGTTTATTTTACGAGTCCAGAGGTGTTGCCCACGGCTGCCCTGCTCACGGCCATGATGTTTGCGGGCCTGACGGCGGTGGTGTTCATTACCCAAAAAGACTTCTCATTTTTGGGCGGCATTCTCACCATGGGTGGCTTTGTAGCCTTAGGCTTAATCATCTGTAGTGTGATTTTTGGGTTTAGCCTCGGTCTCTTCTTTTCCTTCTTTATGGTGGTGTTTGCTTCGGGGGCCATCCTCTACGACACCTCCAACATCATGAAACACTATGCCGTGGATCAGCACGTGGCGGCATCCTTGGAACTCTTTGCCTCGGTGGCGTTGCTGTTTTGGTATGTGCTGCGTATTTTGATGTCCCTCTCGCGGGATTAA
- the modB gene encoding molybdate ABC transporter permease subunit, giving the protein MQTATIATLIAVALGIVLAGWMFYYRGWGRGLWDGILTLPLVLPPTVVGFLLLWLLGRRGPLGQLLGSLDITVIFSWWATVIAAAIVAIPLVYRASLGAFHQVDPDLLAIARTLGASEGRVFRQVLLPLAWPGILAGTILAFARALGEFGATLMVAGSIPGRTQTLPIAIYLAAAEGKTNLALAWVGLMVALGLGTIALLNYTTDRNRSHPVIDRWTGSRLDDARLDNARLKSSRGDASGSCLQTAATDRPSAWDPTLQVSIDHPLASFNLSLAFQSPPQPLGILGASGSGKTMTLRCLAGLETPQRGQIVVKQRVLLDRDRGLNVPSQQRRVGLVLQNYALFPHLSVAQNIAFGLQHCAGGDRHKQVRHYLQQFQLSGLENRYPRQLSGGQQQRVALARALAPGPDVLLLDEPLSALDSHLRGQVEELLRTTCATYPGPVIWVTHCLEELYRCCPQVVVLDRGRVIAQGETAHLFEQPPNVETARLMGCQNLSRLALVPGSSPPAPYHALDWGCHLGPFWESRDREFGSDRSHPSHVGIYGHHLSLSATPTPQGLPCWLHRTRPHPHHITVWVRLSSDPVTALLQVTLSPQQWSQVADHPQPWCLNFEPQHLIWMVPAPQQTQSSVDPLHWEPWDHLP; this is encoded by the coding sequence ATGCAGACTGCCACGATCGCCACCCTCATTGCCGTGGCTTTAGGCATTGTCCTAGCAGGTTGGATGTTCTACTACCGGGGCTGGGGTCGAGGGCTGTGGGATGGGATTTTGACCCTGCCCCTGGTGTTGCCGCCGACGGTGGTGGGCTTTTTGCTGTTGTGGCTGTTGGGTCGCCGGGGACCCTTGGGGCAATTGTTGGGATCCCTGGACATCACGGTTATTTTTTCCTGGTGGGCCACGGTGATTGCGGCGGCGATCGTGGCCATCCCCTTGGTCTACCGGGCTAGCCTGGGGGCGTTCCATCAAGTGGATCCCGATCTCCTGGCCATCGCCCGCACCTTGGGGGCATCGGAAGGTCGAGTTTTTAGGCAAGTGCTGTTACCCCTGGCGTGGCCGGGGATTTTAGCGGGAACGATCCTGGCCTTTGCCCGTGCCCTGGGGGAATTTGGGGCCACGTTGATGGTGGCGGGTAGTATTCCGGGCCGGACCCAAACCCTGCCCATTGCCATTTATTTAGCGGCGGCGGAGGGTAAAACCAACCTGGCCTTGGCCTGGGTGGGGCTGATGGTGGCCCTGGGGTTGGGGACGATCGCCCTCTTAAACTACACCACCGATCGTAATCGCTCCCATCCCGTGATCGATCGCTGGACGGGTTCCCGGTTAGATGATGCTCGGTTAGATAATGCTCGGTTGAAATCTTCTAGGGGTGATGCTTCTGGTTCTTGCCTCCAGACTGCTGCAACGGATCGACCCTCGGCCTGGGATCCCACCCTTCAGGTCTCGATCGATCATCCCCTCGCCAGCTTTAACTTAAGCCTTGCCTTCCAGAGTCCGCCCCAGCCCTTGGGCATTTTAGGAGCATCGGGATCTGGCAAAACCATGACCCTCCGTTGCCTTGCGGGCTTGGAAACCCCGCAGCGCGGTCAGATTGTTGTCAAGCAGCGGGTTTTGTTGGACCGCGATCGGGGTCTCAATGTGCCCAGCCAACAGCGGCGGGTGGGGTTAGTTCTGCAAAACTACGCCCTCTTTCCCCATCTATCGGTGGCCCAGAATATTGCCTTTGGTCTCCAGCACTGCGCCGGGGGCGATCGCCACAAACAGGTGCGCCACTATCTCCAGCAATTCCAGTTATCAGGACTGGAAAACCGTTATCCCCGGCAACTGTCCGGTGGGCAACAGCAACGGGTGGCCCTGGCCCGCGCCCTGGCTCCTGGTCCCGATGTCCTGCTTTTGGACGAGCCGCTGTCCGCCTTGGATAGTCATTTGCGGGGCCAGGTGGAGGAATTGCTGCGCACAACCTGCGCCACCTATCCCGGCCCGGTGATTTGGGTGACCCACTGCCTGGAAGAGCTGTACCGCTGCTGTCCCCAGGTGGTGGTCTTGGATCGGGGCCGGGTCATTGCCCAGGGGGAAACGGCCCATCTGTTTGAGCAACCGCCCAATGTGGAAACGGCCCGGTTAATGGGTTGCCAAAATCTCTCACGGCTGGCCCTGGTGCCCGGATCATCCCCCCCAGCCCCCTACCATGCCCTGGATTGGGGTTGTCACCTAGGGCCGTTTTGGGAGTCCCGCGATCGAGAATTTGGGTCCGATCGCTCCCACCCCAGCCATGTGGGGATCTATGGCCATCACCTCAGCTTGTCCGCCACCCCCACCCCCCAGGGTCTACCCTGCTGGCTCCATCGCACCCGTCCCCATCCCCACCACATTACGGTTTGGGTGCGCCTGAGTTCCGATCCCGTGACGGCTCTGCTCCAGGTCACCTTGTCTCCCCAGCAATGGTCTCAGGTCGCGGATCATCCCCAGCCCTGGTGCCTTAATTTTGAACCCCAGCACTTAATTTGGATGGTGCCCGCCCCCCAGCAAACGCAGTCCTCGGTAGACCCGCTACACTGGGAACCGTGGGACCATTTACCCTGA